In Nitrosospira briensis C-128, a genomic segment contains:
- the lolA gene encoding outer membrane lipoprotein chaperone LolA: MKLPERCWVFLLFFLFISTAEASAINSLKNFIQNTRTVRSVFSQTVLDRSGRAVQKGGGTMQFERPGKFRWIYEKPYEQLIVGDGSRIWFYDRDLNQVTVRKLDVAIGSTPAALLAGNSDIENNFDLTEIGLQGDTEWLEAKPKAKESTFEWVRLGFAPEGALKSMELHDNFGQTTVLTFSRVEQNPRLAPELFKFTPPEGADVISD; encoded by the coding sequence ATGAAGCTACCGGAACGATGCTGGGTTTTTTTGCTGTTCTTTTTGTTTATCTCTACCGCCGAGGCAAGTGCGATAAACAGTCTCAAGAATTTCATTCAGAATACCCGTACTGTTAGATCGGTGTTTTCACAGACTGTTCTCGATAGAAGTGGACGCGCGGTACAAAAAGGTGGCGGTACGATGCAATTCGAGCGTCCGGGCAAGTTTCGATGGATTTACGAGAAACCGTACGAGCAGCTTATTGTGGGCGATGGTTCCCGCATATGGTTTTATGATCGCGATCTTAATCAGGTAACCGTGCGCAAGCTTGATGTCGCTATCGGCAGCACCCCTGCGGCGTTGCTTGCAGGGAACAGTGACATTGAAAATAATTTCGATCTAACGGAAATCGGCTTGCAGGGAGACACAGAGTGGCTGGAAGCCAAACCTAAGGCCAAGGAAAGCACGTTTGAATGGGTGCGTCTGGGATTCGCACCAGAGGGCGCCCTGAAGAGCATGGAGCTGCATGATAATTTCGGCCAGACTACGGTGCTTACCTTTAGCCGAGTAGAACAAAACCCCAGGCTTGCGCCGGAATTGTTTAAATTCACCCCACCGGAAGGTGCGGACGTGATCAGTGACTGA
- a CDS encoding methane monooxygenase/ammonia monooxygenase subunit C: MATTLGTSGHAKTSGRDYDMSEWYDSRWYKFGLITMLLVAIFWVWYQRTYAYSHGMDSMEPEFEKVWMGLWRVHMIVMPIFALITWGWIWKTRDTNLDNLDPKLEVKRYFYWMMWLGVYLFGVYWGGSFFTEQDASWHQVIIRDTSFTPSHVVVFYGSFPMYIVCGVASYLYAMTRLPLYSRGTSFPLVMAIAGPLMILPNVGLNEWGHAFWFMEELFSAPLHWGFVILGWSGLFAGGIAAQIITRYSNLTDVVWNGQSKVILNNRIVP; the protein is encoded by the coding sequence ATGGCAACAACACTAGGAACGTCGGGCCACGCCAAGACAAGTGGGCGCGACTACGACATGTCGGAGTGGTATGACTCAAGGTGGTACAAATTCGGGCTCATCACCATGCTGCTGGTAGCGATATTCTGGGTCTGGTACCAGCGGACCTACGCCTACTCGCACGGCATGGACTCCATGGAACCCGAGTTTGAAAAAGTATGGATGGGACTGTGGCGCGTCCACATGATCGTCATGCCGATCTTTGCCCTCATCACCTGGGGTTGGATCTGGAAGACCCGCGACACCAATCTTGACAACCTTGACCCCAAACTGGAAGTCAAGCGTTACTTCTACTGGATGATGTGGCTGGGCGTCTACCTCTTTGGCGTATACTGGGGCGGCAGCTTCTTCACCGAGCAGGACGCCTCCTGGCACCAGGTCATCATCCGCGACACCAGCTTCACCCCCAGCCACGTCGTCGTGTTTTATGGCTCCTTCCCCATGTACATCGTCTGCGGCGTGGCAAGCTACCTGTACGCCATGACCCGCCTGCCGCTGTACTCCCGTGGCACCTCGTTCCCGCTCGTCATGGCCATTGCCGGACCGCTCATGATCCTGCCGAACGTAGGCTTGAACGAATGGGGTCATGCCTTCTGGTTCATGGAAGAACTCTTCAGCGCACCGCTGCACTGGGGCTTCGTCATCCTGGGCTGGTCGGGACTGTTTGCAGGCGGGATTGCAGCACAGATCATCACCCGCTACTCCAACCTGACCGACGTCGTCTGGAATGGCCAAAGCAAAGTCATCCTCAACAACCGGATCGTACCGTAA
- a CDS encoding DNA translocase FtsK produces the protein MSSVKSMAKKSSPNPLPPRVVRLLRESAGLALLGVALYLVLIFHGYERADPGWSHSGAATVQNPGGTAGAWLADLLLYLFGVSAWWWVLFCAFLVTWSYHRIDGGIFDRRPLFVSAVGFLVLLFASSGLEALRFYTLQITLPQTPGGVLGLIISKNLSRMLGFTGTTLALVTLIAIGFSLFTGLSWLRFVEKLGAVIEGSCLIVRRRWEDWQDRRAGLASAIKRDELVEVGKKRFQENPPLHIEQPATMIPKSPRVIKEKQTPLFVDLPDSPLPPLRLLDEPAKKDVEILSTDTLEFTSRLIERKLIDFGVEVKVVAAYPGPVITRYEIEPAVGVKGNQILNLVKDLARSLSVVSIRVVETIPGKTSMGLEIPNPKRQVVRLSEILSSQAYAEMASPLTMALGKDIGGHPVVADLARMPHVLVAGTTGSGKSVAINAMILSLIYKATPEQVRLILVDPKMLELSVYEGIPHLLAPVVTDMRQAASALRWGVAEMERRYKLMSALGVRNLGGYNQKVREAIKSEQPLTNPFSLTPDAPEPLEEMPLIVVVIDELADLMMVVGKKVEELIARLAQKARAAGVHLLLATQRPSVDVITGLIKANIPTRVAFQVSSKVDSRTILDQMGAEALLGQGDMLYLPPGSGYPQRVHGAFVADQEVHRVVEYLKAHGAPRYVDGVLNSIEDEGGAGESAGIAGQEGGEADPLYDDAVAMVLKSRRASISLVQRHLRIGYNRAARLIEEMERAGLVSAMQTNGNREVLVPARND, from the coding sequence ATGAGCTCTGTCAAGTCTATGGCGAAAAAATCAAGTCCCAATCCTTTGCCGCCGAGGGTTGTCAGGCTGCTACGCGAATCCGCGGGGCTCGCATTGCTCGGCGTGGCGCTTTACCTGGTACTGATATTCCATGGATATGAGCGTGCCGATCCCGGGTGGTCCCACAGTGGCGCGGCGACCGTGCAAAATCCCGGCGGGACGGCGGGGGCTTGGCTGGCGGACTTGTTGCTATATCTATTCGGCGTTTCAGCCTGGTGGTGGGTATTATTTTGTGCTTTTCTCGTAACGTGGTCTTATCATCGTATCGATGGGGGCATATTCGATCGTCGCCCATTGTTTGTTTCGGCTGTTGGTTTTCTTGTTTTGCTATTCGCCAGCAGTGGACTTGAAGCATTGCGCTTTTATACGCTCCAAATAACGTTGCCCCAGACGCCGGGCGGTGTGCTGGGCCTGATAATCAGCAAGAACCTGTCGCGGATGCTGGGCTTTACCGGCACGACGCTGGCACTGGTGACATTGATCGCGATCGGCTTCAGCTTGTTTACCGGCCTGTCGTGGCTGCGTTTCGTCGAGAAGCTGGGCGCGGTGATAGAGGGAAGCTGCCTGATCGTCAGGCGCCGCTGGGAAGACTGGCAGGATCGCCGCGCCGGCTTGGCCTCGGCAATCAAGCGGGACGAATTGGTCGAGGTCGGGAAAAAACGTTTCCAGGAAAATCCGCCTTTACATATCGAGCAGCCTGCCACCATGATTCCGAAGTCGCCGCGGGTGATCAAGGAAAAACAGACGCCGCTATTCGTCGATTTACCCGATTCGCCTTTGCCGCCGTTGCGCCTGCTGGACGAGCCGGCGAAAAAGGATGTGGAAATCCTGTCGACCGACACGCTCGAATTTACTTCGCGCCTGATCGAGCGGAAGCTGATCGATTTTGGCGTGGAGGTCAAGGTGGTGGCCGCTTATCCCGGTCCCGTCATTACCCGGTACGAGATCGAGCCCGCTGTGGGCGTAAAGGGCAACCAGATTCTCAATCTGGTGAAAGATCTGGCGCGTTCGTTGTCGGTTGTGAGCATACGCGTGGTGGAAACCATTCCGGGAAAGACCAGCATGGGTCTGGAGATTCCTAACCCCAAGCGGCAGGTGGTGCGGCTATCGGAAATTCTCAGTTCGCAAGCTTATGCCGAGATGGCGTCGCCGCTGACCATGGCGTTAGGCAAGGACATCGGCGGCCATCCGGTAGTAGCAGACCTGGCCAGAATGCCCCATGTGCTGGTTGCGGGAACGACCGGATCAGGCAAATCGGTGGCAATCAACGCCATGATACTGAGCCTTATCTATAAGGCTACGCCTGAGCAGGTGCGCCTGATTCTGGTAGATCCAAAAATGCTCGAGTTGTCGGTTTATGAAGGCATTCCGCATCTGCTGGCGCCCGTGGTGACGGATATGCGCCAGGCGGCGAGCGCGCTGCGGTGGGGGGTAGCGGAAATGGAGCGGCGCTACAAGCTGATGTCTGCACTGGGTGTGCGTAACCTCGGTGGGTATAACCAGAAAGTTCGGGAAGCAATCAAGAGCGAACAACCGCTAACCAATCCATTCAGCTTGACGCCGGACGCACCAGAGCCGCTGGAAGAGATGCCATTGATCGTAGTGGTAATAGATGAATTGGCGGATTTGATGATGGTGGTGGGCAAAAAAGTCGAGGAACTGATTGCTCGGCTGGCGCAGAAAGCACGTGCCGCTGGCGTGCATTTGCTGCTCGCCACGCAGCGGCCTTCGGTCGATGTGATTACCGGCCTTATCAAAGCCAACATCCCGACCCGTGTGGCGTTTCAGGTATCCAGCAAGGTGGATTCGCGTACCATTCTGGATCAGATGGGGGCGGAGGCGCTGCTTGGGCAGGGCGACATGCTTTATCTGCCTCCCGGTAGCGGTTATCCACAACGGGTGCATGGCGCTTTTGTCGCCGATCAGGAAGTACACAGGGTGGTGGAATACCTGAAGGCGCATGGTGCGCCGCGTTATGTGGACGGCGTGCTTAATTCTATCGAAGATGAGGGCGGCGCGGGCGAAAGCGCTGGCATAGCAGGTCAGGAAGGCGGCGAAGCCGATCCGCTTTACGACGACGCGGTTGCGATGGTGCTCAAGTCGCGCCGCGCTTCGATCTCGCTGGTACAGCGGCACTTGCGTATCGGCTATAACCGTGCTGCGCGGCTGATTGAAGAAATGGAACGCGCAGGCTTGGTTTCAGCCATGCAAACCAACGGTAATCGGGAGGTATTGGTCCCGGCGCGCAACGACTAG
- the glcF gene encoding glycolate oxidase subunit GlcF produces MQTHLADFIKDSPEGQEAEAILRNCVHCGFCLATCPTYQLLGDELDSPRGRIYLIKQVLEGAPVTQKTQLHLDRCLTCRACETVCPSGVQYGRLVDIGRGIVEKKVGRSFAAATVRYALRQTLPNPGVFASLLKLGRSARPLLPGVLRDSIPHTKNSQLAGSQFSQPPVQHQRKMLVLEGCVQPTLAPNINAAAARILDKLGISLIKAPNAGCCGAVSYHLNAQQEGLDYMRRNVDAWWPYVGMQDDGGGERVVGVEAIVMTASGCGVTVKEYGHLLRHDPAYAEKAARISELTKDISEILEAETQALVSLLGRPLAHRGVAKKTRLAFHSPCTLQHGMQIRGVAEKILVAAGFELTYVPDAHLCCGSAGTYSILQPELSQQLLKNKIAALESGQPIRIATANIGCLMHVRSSGTSMAVDHWIEILDEKLQDNDIR; encoded by the coding sequence ATGCAAACTCATCTCGCCGACTTCATCAAAGACTCTCCGGAAGGACAGGAAGCGGAGGCGATACTGCGGAATTGCGTTCATTGCGGCTTCTGTCTTGCCACCTGCCCGACTTATCAGTTGCTGGGCGACGAACTGGATAGCCCGCGTGGGCGTATCTATCTGATAAAACAGGTGCTGGAAGGCGCGCCGGTCACGCAAAAAACACAATTGCATCTCGACCGTTGTCTCACTTGCCGCGCCTGCGAGACGGTTTGTCCCTCCGGCGTGCAATATGGACGGCTGGTGGATATCGGCCGTGGCATTGTTGAAAAAAAGGTGGGACGAAGTTTCGCTGCAGCTACCGTGCGCTACGCATTGCGCCAGACGCTACCCAACCCAGGGGTGTTTGCTTCATTGCTGAAGCTGGGGCGATCTGCGCGCCCGTTACTGCCGGGTGTGCTTCGGGATTCAATACCGCATACAAAGAATTCTCAACTCGCGGGATCACAGTTTTCTCAGCCTCCTGTACAACATCAACGCAAAATGCTGGTGCTGGAAGGCTGCGTACAGCCGACGCTGGCGCCTAACATCAACGCCGCCGCCGCAAGAATATTGGACAAGCTCGGTATATCCCTCATCAAGGCGCCGAACGCAGGTTGCTGCGGCGCCGTGTCTTACCATCTCAATGCCCAACAGGAAGGACTGGATTACATGCGCCGCAATGTGGACGCCTGGTGGCCGTATGTCGGAATGCAAGATGACGGAGGAGGAGAAAGGGTGGTTGGAGTGGAAGCCATCGTCATGACCGCCAGTGGTTGCGGCGTAACCGTAAAGGAATACGGCCATTTATTGCGTCATGATCCCGCCTATGCGGAAAAGGCGGCACGGATTTCCGAGCTGACTAAAGATATCAGCGAAATCCTGGAAGCCGAGACCCAAGCACTCGTCTCACTCCTCGGCAGACCGCTGGCGCACAGGGGTGTGGCAAAAAAAACCCGGCTCGCCTTCCATTCCCCCTGTACTCTGCAACATGGAATGCAAATCCGGGGTGTTGCCGAGAAGATTCTGGTTGCCGCAGGTTTTGAGTTGACTTATGTGCCGGATGCGCATCTTTGTTGCGGATCGGCAGGCACCTACTCCATTTTGCAGCCCGAACTGTCGCAACAGCTACTGAAAAACAAGATAGCGGCGCTGGAATCGGGCCAGCCAATCCGGATTGCGACTGCCAACATAGGATGCCTCATGCACGTCCGGAGTAGTGGTACGTCGATGGCGGTCGATCACTGGATCGAAATACTGGATGAAAAACTCCAGGATAACGACATCCGATGA
- the glcE gene encoding glycolate oxidase subunit GlcE, with protein MQYLIDQFADTIQAAGSADEPLIIRSGGTKDFYGGRVAPLALAAPLPSGGGILDATAYAGIVDYEPTELVVTARAGTRLSDLETELARHGQMLAFEPPHFGAGATLGGCVATGLSGPRRASAGAVRDFVLGVRMLDGRGEDLRFGGQVMKNVAGYDVSRLMTGSMGTLGLLLEVSLKVLPLPAMELTLCLPMNETEAIEKMNFWAGKPLPVSATCFCDGVLFLRLSGAAPAVRAARAIMGGEEIDDGAVFWETVREQTHPFFQTGKPLWRLSIKSTTPPLSLPGNQLIEWGGALRWLVTDSADADTEAVHLAIRTAAKVAGGHATLFRSYGSCAPVFHPLTPAMMNITRRLKEKFDPMRILNPGRIYPEI; from the coding sequence ATGCAATATCTCATTGATCAATTTGCCGACACCATTCAAGCGGCCGGCAGCGCTGACGAGCCATTAATAATACGCAGCGGCGGTACCAAGGATTTCTATGGCGGTCGCGTTGCTCCCCTGGCCCTGGCCGCTCCTCTTCCTTCAGGGGGCGGCATTCTCGATGCCACCGCTTACGCCGGCATAGTCGATTACGAGCCTACCGAGCTGGTGGTCACCGCTCGCGCAGGGACGCGATTGTCCGATCTCGAAACCGAACTGGCCAGGCACGGTCAGATGCTGGCTTTCGAGCCACCCCATTTTGGCGCTGGCGCTACGCTCGGCGGTTGTGTTGCTACCGGCCTGTCCGGTCCGCGCCGAGCATCCGCCGGCGCGGTACGCGACTTTGTGCTGGGAGTGCGCATGCTGGATGGTAGAGGAGAGGATCTGCGTTTTGGCGGCCAGGTCATGAAAAATGTTGCCGGCTACGATGTTTCGCGTTTGATGACGGGTTCGATGGGCACGCTGGGTCTCTTGCTCGAGGTTTCCCTCAAAGTGCTGCCGCTACCGGCAATGGAGCTTACGCTGTGCTTACCGATGAACGAGACGGAAGCCATCGAAAAGATGAATTTTTGGGCAGGTAAACCGCTACCGGTTTCCGCAACCTGTTTCTGCGATGGTGTCCTTTTTTTGAGGCTATCCGGCGCAGCCCCTGCCGTGCGCGCCGCGCGTGCGATAATGGGTGGAGAGGAAATCGATGACGGCGCCGTTTTCTGGGAAACAGTGCGCGAACAGACCCACCCGTTTTTTCAGACAGGGAAGCCGCTCTGGCGCTTGTCCATAAAATCGACGACACCGCCACTATCGCTGCCCGGGAATCAATTGATCGAATGGGGTGGAGCGTTGCGCTGGCTGGTAACTGACTCGGCTGATGCGGATACCGAGGCAGTGCATCTCGCCATACGCACCGCTGCGAAGGTCGCGGGCGGTCATGCTACTTTATTTCGCAGCTACGGATCGTGCGCCCCCGTGTTTCATCCGCTCACCCCGGCTATGATGAATATCACTCGCCGCCTGAAAGAAAAATTCGACCCCATGCGTATACTGAATCCCGGCCGGATATACCCGGAAATATAA
- a CDS encoding FAD-linked oxidase C-terminal domain-containing protein, which translates to MNALELVSRLRTFLPPDAVLHEIEDLRPYECDGLSAYRQMPLIVALPRTENEVIEILEVCYVAKIPVVARGAGTGLSGGALPHAEGVLLSLAKLKQILELDPAARTARVQPGVRNLAISEAAAPYGLYYAPDPSSQIACSIGGNVAENSGGVHCLKYGLTVHNIIKLRVITIDGEILEIGADGLDAPGYDLLALMTGSEGMLGVVTEVTVKLTPKPEKAQVVLAAFNDLRSAGDAVANVIGAGIIPAGMEMMDKITTRAVEEYVHAGYNLDAAAILLCEADGTAEEVAEEIRHINEIMERSGAIEIRTSRDEAERLKFWAGRKAAFPAAGRISPDYYCMDGTIPRKSLANVLSGIEALSVEYGLRCMNVFHAGDGNLHPLILYDANQPGELELTEKFGARILQMCIQAGGTITGEHGVGMEKIDQMCSQFKIGELKMFHAVKAAFDPDGLLNPGKAVPTLRRCAEHGAMHVHRGEEKFPGLPRF; encoded by the coding sequence ATGAATGCGCTCGAGCTTGTTTCCAGGCTACGCACCTTTCTGCCACCGGATGCGGTGCTTCATGAGATCGAGGACCTGAGGCCGTACGAGTGCGACGGCTTGTCGGCTTACCGGCAAATGCCCTTGATCGTGGCATTGCCGCGAACCGAAAATGAAGTGATCGAAATTCTAGAGGTTTGCTATGTGGCAAAAATCCCGGTAGTGGCACGCGGGGCGGGAACCGGCCTGTCCGGGGGCGCGCTGCCCCATGCGGAAGGTGTGCTTCTGTCGCTCGCCAAGTTGAAACAAATACTTGAGCTCGACCCGGCAGCACGCACCGCGCGGGTGCAGCCAGGGGTGCGCAATCTCGCTATCAGCGAAGCGGCGGCACCGTATGGCTTATATTATGCACCCGATCCGTCGTCGCAGATTGCCTGCTCCATCGGCGGCAATGTGGCAGAAAATTCGGGAGGCGTACACTGCCTGAAATATGGGCTCACCGTGCATAACATTATTAAATTGCGCGTGATAACCATAGATGGCGAGATCCTTGAAATCGGCGCTGATGGGCTGGATGCGCCAGGTTACGACCTGCTCGCGCTCATGACGGGCAGCGAAGGCATGCTGGGCGTCGTGACTGAAGTTACCGTAAAACTCACGCCCAAGCCAGAAAAAGCCCAGGTGGTCCTTGCTGCATTTAATGACCTGCGTAGTGCCGGTGATGCCGTGGCGAACGTGATCGGCGCGGGTATTATTCCGGCCGGTATGGAGATGATGGATAAAATCACTACCCGCGCCGTGGAGGAGTACGTTCATGCAGGCTACAACCTTGATGCGGCCGCGATTCTGCTATGCGAAGCGGACGGTACGGCAGAGGAAGTGGCGGAAGAAATCCGGCATATTAATGAAATCATGGAAAGAAGCGGCGCGATCGAGATCAGGACATCGCGCGATGAGGCCGAGCGGCTTAAATTCTGGGCCGGACGCAAAGCCGCTTTCCCGGCAGCGGGCCGCATATCGCCGGATTACTACTGCATGGATGGAACCATTCCCCGCAAGAGTCTTGCAAACGTATTGTCTGGAATCGAAGCGCTCTCCGTCGAGTATGGCCTGCGTTGCATGAATGTCTTCCATGCCGGCGACGGCAACTTGCATCCGCTGATTCTTTATGACGCAAATCAGCCGGGAGAGCTTGAATTAACCGAGAAGTTTGGCGCAAGGATACTCCAGATGTGTATTCAGGCCGGGGGGACCATTACGGGCGAACACGGAGTCGGTATGGAAAAAATCGACCAGATGTGTTCTCAATTCAAGATCGGCGAACTGAAGATGTTTCATGCGGTAAAGGCGGCCTTTGATCCGGATGGACTGCTGAATCCCGGAAAAGCCGTGCCGACGCTACGCCGTTGCGCCGAGCATGGCGCCATGCATGTGCATCGGGGCGAAGAAAAATTCCCAGGACTGCCGAGGTTTTGA
- a CDS encoding 2-hydroxy-3-oxopropionate reductase, translating into MTSIGFIGLGIMGKPMAGHLINGGHTLFLHSRSGVPDELLKLGGKACSSPSEVAQSADIVITMLPDTQDVEQVLFGKNGVVEGLRELSGSNREHPIARKIVMDMSSISPIETRIFTADINKLGCDYVDAPVSGGDIGAMNATLTIMVGATEPVFEKIRPVLELLGKTITLIGENGAGQVCKIANQIIAALTIEAVGEGLLFASKAGADPARVRQALMGGFASSRVLEVHGERMIKRAFEPGFRIELHRKDLDLALSNAHALGISLPNTAAVQQMFNACIAHGGAKLDSAAMIQMLEKLSNHEINDSIQDSQKELN; encoded by the coding sequence ATGACAAGCATCGGTTTCATTGGCCTCGGCATCATGGGAAAGCCCATGGCCGGGCACCTTATCAATGGCGGCCACACATTGTTTCTGCATTCTCGCAGCGGCGTGCCGGATGAATTGCTCAAGCTGGGGGGCAAGGCCTGCTCTTCGCCCAGCGAAGTTGCCCAAAGCGCCGACATTGTCATCACCATGCTACCTGATACGCAGGATGTGGAACAGGTGCTGTTCGGCAAGAATGGCGTGGTCGAAGGGTTGCGCGAGCTGAGCGGCAGCAATCGCGAACACCCGATTGCACGCAAGATCGTGATGGACATGAGTTCCATCTCTCCCATCGAAACCAGAATATTTACCGCTGATATCAATAAGCTCGGTTGTGACTATGTGGATGCGCCCGTGTCCGGTGGCGATATAGGCGCAATGAATGCAACCCTTACCATTATGGTGGGCGCAACGGAACCGGTATTCGAGAAGATCAGGCCTGTTCTCGAATTACTGGGAAAAACAATCACGCTGATCGGTGAGAATGGCGCAGGTCAGGTCTGCAAGATTGCCAACCAGATCATCGCTGCGCTTACTATCGAGGCTGTCGGCGAGGGCCTGCTGTTTGCGTCCAAGGCCGGCGCCGATCCTGCCAGGGTGCGCCAGGCGCTGATGGGTGGGTTTGCTTCATCGCGCGTTCTGGAAGTTCATGGCGAGCGTATGATCAAGCGCGCGTTCGAGCCGGGATTCCGCATAGAGCTGCATCGGAAGGATTTGGATCTCGCACTCTCCAATGCACATGCGTTGGGCATCAGTTTGCCCAATACGGCCGCCGTTCAGCAAATGTTCAATGCATGCATCGCCCACGGCGGCGCAAAGTTGGATAGCGCAGCAATGATACAAATGCTGGAAAAATTGTCGAATCATGAAATTAACGATTCGATTCAGGATTCGCAAAAAGAATTAAATTAA
- a CDS encoding NAD(P)/FAD-dependent oxidoreductase, giving the protein MSKDPVIIIGSGIGGYTVAREFRKLDAETPILIISADHGGFYSKPMLSNALATGKTPASILNASAEKMAAQLKMTIRPYSRVAAIDPSSKTITLEGGEKLSYSQLVLALGADAIRLPLEGKGTGDILSVNDLDDYERLRNVLEGKKEVTILGAGLIGCEFANDLTMAGYRVRVIDISTQPLGRLLPQAGGAFMQRRLEAAGVVFHLGAATQYVERVQESLRLTLANGEIIQTDIVLSAVGLRPRTALAQAAGIAVNRGISVNRSLQTCYEDIYALGDCAEVEGRVLPFVMPIMHAARGLAATLAQTLTPVRYPAMPVLVKTPACPTVVSPPDAGKQGEWLVEEDENGVKALFQSVEGELLGYALLGVSTKEKNALAAQLPAVME; this is encoded by the coding sequence ATGAGCAAAGACCCGGTAATCATCATCGGCAGCGGTATCGGCGGTTACACCGTAGCCCGGGAATTTCGCAAGCTGGATGCGGAAACGCCTATCCTGATCATTTCCGCGGATCATGGCGGATTTTACTCCAAGCCGATGCTTTCGAACGCGCTGGCAACGGGGAAGACGCCCGCGTCCATACTGAATGCCAGCGCCGAGAAAATGGCCGCGCAGCTCAAGATGACCATCCGGCCCTATAGCCGAGTGGCGGCCATTGATCCATCCAGTAAAACGATAACCTTGGAAGGTGGAGAGAAACTATCCTACAGCCAGCTCGTTCTGGCGTTGGGAGCTGATGCAATCCGGCTGCCGCTGGAAGGCAAGGGGACGGGAGACATTCTTTCCGTAAACGATCTCGATGACTACGAGCGTTTGCGGAATGTTCTGGAAGGAAAAAAAGAGGTGACTATCCTGGGTGCGGGCCTGATCGGTTGTGAATTCGCCAATGATCTGACCATGGCGGGTTACCGGGTACGCGTGATCGATATCAGCACACAACCTCTGGGTCGGCTGCTACCGCAAGCTGGCGGTGCCTTCATGCAACGCAGGCTGGAAGCAGCCGGTGTCGTTTTCCACTTGGGTGCGGCGACTCAATATGTGGAACGTGTACAAGAAAGCCTGCGCCTGACGCTCGCCAATGGAGAAATCATCCAGACGGATATCGTGCTTTCCGCTGTCGGGTTGCGTCCACGGACCGCACTGGCTCAAGCAGCCGGTATTGCGGTGAATCGCGGTATCTCGGTCAATCGCTCGCTGCAAACCTGTTATGAGGATATTTATGCTTTGGGCGACTGCGCCGAAGTGGAAGGTAGAGTATTGCCGTTCGTGATGCCGATCATGCATGCGGCGCGCGGACTCGCGGCGACGCTTGCCCAGACCCTGACACCAGTACGCTACCCTGCCATGCCCGTGCTGGTAAAGACACCGGCTTGTCCAACCGTGGTATCACCACCCGACGCAGGGAAACAGGGAGAGTGGCTGGTAGAGGAAGACGAAAACGGAGTCAAGGCCCTGTTTCAAAGTGTGGAAGGCGAACTGCTGGGATACGCGCTGCTGGGTGTTTCAACCAAGGAAAAGAATGCGCTTGCCGCGCAGTTGCCGGCAGTGATGGAATAA
- a CDS encoding glycine zipper family protein gives MSNESINYWKFATIGILLVGATVAATLLVTGRDSKTEVPDSQEAVDASPTVGVEDSTKSSTPAKLAEEVAPVEPQRNTRVAKSSRNTSGAIPPPPSYSPPAGYPPQPAYPSQSVMEACNKYATEQVNSKTEEVVKNAALGAAIGAAIGAAGGAIAGGGSGAGKGAAIGGITGVAGGSLYGLNETKSHDAQYQAAYASCMRSKGY, from the coding sequence ATGTCAAACGAATCCATTAATTATTGGAAATTCGCGACGATTGGAATACTGCTGGTGGGCGCAACCGTTGCCGCCACACTGCTTGTCACGGGACGAGATTCCAAGACCGAGGTGCCTGATTCTCAAGAGGCAGTTGATGCGTCTCCAACCGTTGGGGTAGAAGACTCGACAAAATCGAGCACGCCGGCGAAGCTGGCCGAAGAGGTGGCGCCGGTCGAGCCTCAGCGGAATACCCGCGTTGCGAAGTCAAGCAGGAACACTTCGGGCGCTATCCCGCCACCCCCATCCTATTCCCCGCCAGCGGGGTACCCTCCCCAACCAGCGTACCCTTCGCAGTCCGTCATGGAAGCGTGCAATAAGTATGCGACTGAGCAGGTGAACAGCAAAACCGAGGAAGTGGTCAAGAACGCAGCGCTGGGCGCCGCTATCGGTGCGGCGATAGGCGCGGCGGGCGGTGCGATCGCAGGTGGAGGCAGCGGCGCGGGGAAGGGAGCTGCCATCGGTGGGATAACAGGTGTGGCGGGAGGAAGCCTGTACGGACTCAACGAAACCAAGTCGCACGACGCGCAGTATCAGGCGGCTTATGCTTCATGCATGCGTTCGAAGGGTTACTGA